A section of the Gloeobacter violaceus PCC 7421 genome encodes:
- a CDS encoding peptidoglycan-binding domain-containing protein, producing the protein MDLSRDLALRAVALGNAPPERAERAQTGWDELRDAEETQGTFVRNREAVRSLQRQLVFLGYTTGAGPSSGATIDGRFGPGTERAVHTFQREHGLAVGNFDRKTAQSLVQAVAERATQLPATTLAQHTAILDGNLDRRTHLGIDHRSHLEAAAQGDGKEPVIPAKFLYALVQQESTGGTFSRPRWEGSFAGSLGAMQRELQGHRPTLDNLDPERNQVQIDELFERAGASSRRLPGVLARMAGDKPDSRAKLEAMRTFAAFESGQLRELSTTFGYGQIAGFQTLDRHWQQQAGRSGPQLLQALQSPDPKVQLDTLASFVRHGEDARGRHGGLLTAMQSGNCEQMAASHNGAAWRTYNPGYALNLNRFAREYEQSEQDRLPGAAVGLSTQDPFAEARKSAYARSRLQLFDTPAPRIPLSVEPPTPSL; encoded by the coding sequence ATGGACCTATCCCGCGATCTCGCTTTGCGCGCCGTCGCCCTGGGCAACGCACCACCGGAGCGGGCCGAGCGCGCCCAGACGGGCTGGGACGAGCTGAGGGATGCAGAGGAGACACAAGGAACCTTTGTCCGCAACCGCGAGGCGGTGCGCTCTCTGCAGCGCCAGCTGGTTTTTTTGGGCTACACCACTGGCGCGGGGCCGTCCTCGGGAGCGACCATCGACGGGCGTTTCGGCCCCGGCACCGAGCGGGCGGTACACACCTTCCAGCGCGAGCACGGCCTGGCGGTCGGAAATTTCGACCGCAAGACCGCTCAATCGCTGGTACAGGCAGTCGCAGAGCGCGCGACTCAGCTGCCTGCCACCACCCTTGCTCAGCACACCGCTATTCTTGACGGCAATCTCGATCGGCGCACCCATTTGGGAATCGACCACCGGTCCCACCTGGAGGCGGCGGCCCAGGGCGACGGCAAAGAGCCTGTGATCCCCGCGAAATTTCTCTACGCACTGGTGCAGCAGGAAAGCACCGGCGGCACCTTCAGCCGCCCGCGGTGGGAGGGGAGTTTTGCCGGGTCGCTTGGGGCGATGCAGCGCGAGTTGCAAGGGCACAGACCCACCCTCGACAACCTCGACCCCGAGCGCAACCAGGTACAAATCGACGAGCTGTTCGAACGCGCCGGGGCCAGTTCCCGTCGCCTGCCGGGGGTGCTTGCCCGGATGGCCGGAGATAAGCCCGACAGCCGCGCCAAACTCGAAGCGATGCGCACCTTCGCGGCTTTCGAATCTGGCCAATTGCGCGAGTTGTCCACCACCTTCGGCTATGGCCAGATTGCCGGCTTTCAGACCCTCGATCGCCACTGGCAGCAGCAAGCGGGCCGGAGCGGCCCACAGCTGCTGCAGGCGTTGCAATCGCCGGACCCGAAGGTGCAACTCGATACCCTCGCAAGTTTCGTCCGCCACGGCGAGGATGCCCGGGGCCGCCACGGCGGGCTGCTGACCGCCATGCAATCGGGCAACTGCGAGCAGATGGCTGCTTCCCACAACGGTGCTGCCTGGCGAACCTACAATCCCGGGTACGCCCTCAACCTGAACCGCTTCGCCCGCGAGTACGAGCAATCGGAGCAAGATCGCTTACCGGGCGCCGCCGTTGGTCTGTCCACACAAGACCCGTTTGCCGAAGCGCGCAAGTCTGCCTACGCGCGCTCCCGCTTGCAGCTTTTCGACACACCCGCACCCCGCATACCTCTATCGGTCGAACCCCCTACTCCATCGCTGTGA